A window from Malaclemys terrapin pileata isolate rMalTer1 chromosome 18, rMalTer1.hap1, whole genome shotgun sequence encodes these proteins:
- the LOC128825754 gene encoding fibrinogen-like protein 1-like protein produces the protein MAAQHLLLLTCLLALSATVLALDIENLNIFNGTSDKILNLNPADPVPVHSAEHSRGKRASDTRPPAGRAWPKDCSEIPSGSPSGIYLIQPTGLHQLVVYCDMNETAGGWTVLQRNRRDTQITWAESWSTYKYGFGNVQDDYWLGTEYIYRITKQKVYQVRFVIHDSSGTMKYADYNLFGLEDESKGYRLRLGSYTGTAGDAMTSNNPSTVHDNMKFSTKDLDQDTNSGNCASSYSGGWWYSACYSVRLNVKGSITWGSICSGNCQASAILIKPASYC, from the exons ATGG ctgcccagcacctcctgctcctCACCTGCCTGCTGGCCCTGTCAGCCACCGTTCTCGCCCTGGACATAGAAAACCTGAATATCTTCAATGGAACTTCAGATAAAATTCTGAACCTCAACCCAGCAGATCCTGTGCCTG TGCACAGTGCAGAACACAGCCGGGGGAAGCGAGCCAGTGACACCCGACCACCAGCAGGACGTG cCTGGCCCAAGGACTGCAGTGAGATCCCCTCAGGCAGCCCCAGCGGCATCTACCtcatccagcccacaggactGCACCAGCTCGTGGTGTACTGCGACATGAACGAAACAGCCGGGGGCTGGACGGTCCTCCAGCGGAACCGGCGCGACACACAGATCACCTGGGctgagtcctggagcacctacaagtacggcttTGGCAACGTGCAGGATGACTACTGGCTGGGGACGGAGTACATCTATCGGATCACCAAGCAGAAGGTCTACCAGGTCAGGTTTGTCATCCACGATTCATCCGGCACCATGAAATACGCAGACTACAACCTCTTCGGTCTGGAAGACGAGTCCAAAGGCtacaggctgaggctgggctcTTACACTGGGACTGCAGGGGACGCCATGACTTCAAACAATCCTAGCACCGTGCATGACAACATGAAGTTCTCCACTAAAGACCTGGATCAGGACACTAACAGTGGGAACTGTGCGTCTAGCTAtagtgggggctggtggtactCGGCTTGTTATTCTGTTCGACTGAACGTCAAAGGGAGCATCACTTGGGGTAGTATCTGTAGTGGGAACTGCCAAGCCTCTGCCATCCTCATCAAACCAGCGTCCTACTGTtag